ATTGATGCCTGTGACAAATTGTTTTCGGAAACTGTAGCTTCAGAAAAGGCCATTCTAGACGTTTTACATACATGCCGGTTACTTGCCGCGGATGTTGCTGGAGAGCCTGCTAAATCATCAGACGCAAAGAAGGATGTAACTGCTGCCGCATCTTTACTTTCCTTGGCCGATCGAGGATCGAAGAAGCTGCAAGTTCAAAAGCTATCCCGCGATAATCAACTTTTAGTGGATGAGCTCTCGCGAGCCCTGTTTTCGATTGTTTCCCATGAGTCTGTCTTCATATCACCAGAGATTTTAGAAGTATATATCAGCGCACAGTCATGTCTAGGAAAACCCGAGACTTTTCCAGAAGTATTCTACATGTATGCGAACAAGCCGATACCAATCGAGGGCTCTAAAGGAAAACAGTTAAAAAAACAGAATCCAAATAAGGTCAACAATGCCATACCAGTTGCCGTGGCAGATCAAGCTTTACAAACCGCAATAGATGCCAGGGAATTAGATGTAGCTATGGATATCGTCGATACAGCATATGCGCAAAAATCATTTCGTCGTGCTAAATTTATCCGGAAAGGATTATTACCCACCACCGGGCTTGCTGTGGCACCTTTTGCAGCCTATGTTGTTGCATCACAACTTGCTATGTTCCAGGACTCCATGGAACCCGGCATGGCCACAAACATCGCATTTGCTGGAATATTAGCATATATGGGGTTCACCACCACTATTGGTATTGTAGCTGTGACGACAGCCAATGATCAAATGGATCGCGTGACTTGGGCTCCAGGTATGCCACTGAGAGAGCGCTGGATTCGTGAAGAAGAACGGGCAGCGATAGACAAAGTCGCGGGATCATGGGGCTTTCATGAAGAATGGCGGcgtggagaagaagagggcaAAGATTGGGATCGATTGAGATTGTGGATCGGCAATAAGGGAATGTTGCTAGATGCTGTAGAGCTTATGGAAGGTATGGAGTAGTTAAGCTTTAGGGAGGTATGAATCACTAGCCTTTTAGCTTGAAGTCTGTTGCTCTGATTTTGCTAGCGCGGATATTGCTTATGTTCATGATTTTGGAAGTCATCGAACCATGTGGCTTCAATCCGGTAAAGTTTCTTACACCTTGTTCTTTTCGGAATCTCCCTTCCACTCGAATGATTTTGCGAGCGCACAACTTAAGTCAAGACGGTACATGAGTACGACAAATCCAAAATTTACTCAACTGGATCCCTCATCCGCTACTTGTTCTCGAGCAAAAAGGTATAAGCTATTTCCACTAGTCTCACTAGTTTCACAAGCGAAGAGACGGCTTCATTGATAGTGAAATCCGGGGAAGTCTAAAAGCTCCGAAATTCTTCTGCTACAACATATGCCGTTTTTCGGGTGAGATATAAAAATTGTTCAATCCGTGTCTTACGAAGAGAGTTGAAAAAAATTACCTTTATTATAAGGGACACattgaatttgatgttttcaTTGCTAAACTTATTCTCAAAAATTAATATGCTATCCAACATGACAAATCCAATGCAATCAAGAAATGTTCTAAAAATACCTAGCCATTTCATATACAGCATAAATTCGAGAGCAGTAAAAAGTATCTTCTGGGTTCTCTTAATTGTTCTCATTATGTTAACCGTTGCATCGAGTGCCTTTACTAAAAGTGCCCATATAGCCACGTATGTTTGTCGCCTTGGTACTCCCTTCACCTGCTATGAATCCTCACTGCCAGATAATTAACACAAGTAAGTGCCCAGGCATATCAAAAATGCAGAATTGCATCCAACAATTTCTAGAGATCTTTGCCCAAGACTACTCTCCGTCAGTAAAGAGAAACATTGCCGCACTCAAATTCAATGCATCTATGTCTCTTCCCTCTGTCTTGTTGTCGCAATCACCTGCACTGTCTTCGAAGTCTTCGCCGCATCCACTCTTATTTTCTGTCATCAGTTAGATATGGTCTTCCTATATTGGCCATTCTGGACCTTGCTTCAAGCGGGAAGTACTATTGCCATTTTCGGTATCGGATTGGCTCGGTTGTGGCCGTGTATGGGAAGGGAATCGCTTCCAGTCAAGTATGTAATCATAAGCTTCCCTTCGACTGCTCTTAAAACTATGTTTTGGTCAAATATCTCATCCTGTCTAAAAAGCTAAGCTGCTGGCTCCAGCTCTGACTGACTGGCATCTACGTAGCAGTGTGGTGATTGAAACGCCGGTTTTAATCATCGCCCGGTTAGGTGTAGCACTTGAGTATCTATTAAGGGATGGCTGAGCGAGGAGGCATTGAAGAGCTTCGAAACTTTTGTTGAGGGTTTAATAGATTCGCCTCAGTAAATTCTTTCTCGAATGGCGAGGTATCAAGGTACCCAACAATTTGCACTCCAGCCTGACAGCCAAGGATGTTAAGTTTTGAACACGATTGAAACGTTCAAATAGTTTGAAATGCTGGATTGATTTTCAGTGTTGAAAGGCTTCCAAACATTGATAGAACCTGACTGTCAGATCAGTatcatgattttttttaatactttatcCCAAACTACCTAGGAATCTACAAACCACAAGCTAACAATACTCACCAGTCAAAGTGAGCCGAACGCTGAAGCCGAGAACCAAGCCATATCGTCCTCCGTCCCAAACGCCGAACTCTTAGGGGACTTACAGTCGATCGTCGTCTCGTCATTGCATGGAGCAGATCATCTGGCTTACCCCATCCCATTACTCGTTATTCAAGCACTACTAATAACGGTCGTTCGATATACATATACGGAGCCATACCAACTCATCCGACCAATGCCGATGGTGATAGTAATTCTGTAAACCCCAATTTATCCATGGCTATTGGGAAAATGGAACAATCAGACAGAGCATCTCACACCATAAGTTTTTGACTACGAACTTGAAGCTTCGTCTGCGCCTCCCTCTCTCGTCGACGGCATCTCGAGTAAGCTTGCTTACTTAATTCGATACGTAGCGAGTGAGAGCTTTCGACGTCGAAAAGTCTCGCCCGCGTAGGTGATAGTAGATTTGGGCCCGACGAACTTGTGTGAAGATGATTTGCGGgaaggataggataggagCAGGGCTTTCAATGGCCAGGACTGTGCTCTGTTAGTAAAGGGTCGATGgtttctttccaatccaGTCAACAAATCTCGTACTTACGAACTTGGGGCATTCCACATTCAGTCTGCCATTCTAAACTATCAGacaagatggatgatggatgatggatagTGGAGCATATAGGAACCTGGAAACTCTATCTGCATACGGTGATACATTGCTTCatttgagaatggaagagggggaggggtttCCCTATATCACGGCCGTCATTGAAATGCTCAGCATGGCTAATAAAAGCGTTGGCTGTCCTGTAGAATATTTAGATACTCATATAGACCTCCATCTTTGAAACCAACAAACCAGCAAATAAATGAATACATCAATATCACTCTGCCTCCGTTATGCTTTCCGTGATATTGGATGATAATCCCTTTCATCCCGCATCCGATGTATAAATCATAGTTCGTATTCGCCATCCAGATTCGCTTATAATGTTCACATCCGTCATTCACTCTCATCTTCGGCaaactctctctctcccctaTGCCTGCTCGTCTATTTGAATCCTAGAGTAGCATTTCACACATTAAGCATATGTATTAGGACCAAGCCTTCGACGACCAGGTGGATCACAAGTTTCACTGCACAAATTCAAAGTAACGCAAATTCTGAGAGATACTTAAGCTTTTGCTCTTCTTATAATATCTTACGCTATGCATAATAAGACGCTCTATCTAATGATGATATGCTCAACACTTTAGCATCCTCATCttgtctcatctcatcaaattCCAATAGCCCCCATCCTAAACCGCTCTCCCCGCTTTGCCAACTTGTATAATTTCGCCCGTCCTCTGCTCATCACTTCTCAACACTGGCCAACTAGCACCATCAGCCTTCACCAATGTTACTTCCAACTTTGTGCCCATGATTTTGAATGACGATGCTTCTGTATCTATTGCGCCAAAGAGTGGAACCACAGTCTTGTAGCGTTTGGGGACTGCGTCTGTGGTAGGAAGATCGAGAGTAAGCTCTTGAGAGGCGGAGAAAGATACGACTGCATCCTccttcttgatctttttgaGGAAGAATGAGGCAATGACTGAGGTTGCTGTTTGATAAAAATCGTGTCTGtggttcatcatcattagTATTTCACTTATAACTTCTTCAAAAGAGCCGTCTCATAACAAAAAAGAACCAACTCACCTAACCGTGTCCAAAATCTCCTCGCCCCCCTCCTTCgccttccccttccccccacTGCCAATGAACAAATGTGATCCCTTGGTCTTACACCCCTCGATTTTCATAAACTCATCAAACTCCAAGACTCTCCTCTTACAGCAAGTGTAGCCCTTGCTACCCTCATGAAATATGGGCACACCAGGGTGAAACACACATTTCTCGCCCTCTCTACTCTTTCCCTCATATTGCTGACCACATGCTTTCCTCCTGCAAGTTTTACCCACTGGGATTTCTAGCGatgcatcatcatcctcggaTTCTGGTGctgggggaggaggggtggCTGTAGCTTGAGGAGCGGGAGCAATTGGAGCTCTAGCAGGTTCGGAAGGAGTAGAGGGCGCTGGTGAAGCTTGTGCAGATGCATCTGGAGCTGGTTTCTTCTCTACCTGAGGTGGGTGATCTGTGGTGCTGTGTTTGCCGGTTGTGCAGGGTGGAATGGCGAGGAATTCGTCAAAAGTTAGGACGCGGGGTTTGCAGCATTTCCAACCTGTTTTTGGGTAGTTTTTAATTTcatatacaaaattataGAGCTACATAAAGTGAATAGCATGAATCAGCATACCTTTTTGACCCTCATGGAAAACTGGTGGTCCAGGATGGTACAGACAGTCTTCCTCGGGATCAGTGTAGACCTTTGTACAAGATTGGTGTACACATTTTTGCGCCATATTGTCTgactttctcttcaataAAAATTCGGAGATAGCAAATAAACCTTGAGAAAAGACTTCTGGTTTGAATATAAAGCCTTGCGTATCGTGTAAAATGAAAAGTCGATATGAGATCTTCTTCCCCAACTTCTAGAATGCTCTAAAGTATTCTGCCGTGAAGTGACTCTCACCGCCTTTTGACTTCCTGGATCATTGAAAGGTTAATCTGAAcaggggaggggagaggaaatcAACCCTTGCCCCGGAGCGAATCATCCTTATTGAGCTATTATCAAATTGACTTTGCGGCTCATATCCAAAAAATCTTTGGAACATACAAAGAATCGGCATCTCAGATCAATATGTTCCCAACAACACGGTTACTCCAAGCCTGTCGGATCACGCTTTTCACAAGAGCTAACTGCTCACTCTGTACCAACGCCAAAGATACATTATTTAAAGTTCGAGATACAAGACCATTTGTGTATAGAGAGATTGCTGTTATGGAAGATGGACAAAAGCACTGGAAGGATTTATACGAATTTGATACACCTGTGGTTGGTTTACCTTAACTCAAAGACAGCCAAAGCTTGCTGATATCTTGCGTTAGATTCATGTTAGTAGGGAAGATGCTGGGGAGGAACAGTCTGAATTGGCATCTAAAGCAAGGAAGCTAATGCATAGATTTACCGAGGAGGAAGTCAAGGCAAAGATGGATGAAGTGGAAGGGAAAAGTTCTGTTTGATTTCTGCCGAAAATGCACCTCTACAATCTATTCTAATGCCACAtggccttttttttttttacggATCTGAATAAGTATATGTACACCAATCATTGATCTATCTGCCGTATGGACCAGTCAGTTTGGGACCCTCTTCTTGACCTTTTGCCTTGTTCACGGCAGCGATTACGCCCTGTGGTAAAATATGCATATCTGTTGCAACACTCATCATGTGAAACCCCTGATCTGCGTACCATCTCCCCTGTTCTCCACTTGTACAAAAGATACCGGCCTTTTTTCCAGCTGTGTTTGCCGCCTTCAAGATCTTTGCAATTGCAGCATGAAGATTCTCGTGCATTTGTCCCGCAACGATGGGATGGCCAATGTTATTGCCAAGATCGAAAGGACCAATGAAAAGAACATCAATACCAGGAACAGCAGCAATGGCATCGACATTTTCCAATGCTTCCTTGGTTTCGATTTGTACCATAGTTAGAATACTCTCATTGGCTTGCTTCAGATATGCATCAGAGTTCAATTCAGAGTTGAAGCGTTCATGAGGGAAAGGCGATCCAAAACCTCTTTGACCTTGAGGCGGAAACTTGGCACTCTTCACGAGCTGTTCAGCTCCCTCGGCCGTGTATAGGAGAGGTACAAGCACACCATGCGCACCACAGTCCAAAGCCCCTGTAGAGCCATCAACATCTACAAACATATTGCAATAAATTTTGGTGACTTACGCTTAACCATCCATCCTTGATTATCTGGAATTCTAACTATCGGGCTCACCCCGCACGCAGCAATTGCTGGAACTGCATCATGCATT
The sequence above is drawn from the Botrytis cinerea B05.10 chromosome 11, complete sequence genome and encodes:
- the Bcgrx5 gene encoding Bcgrx5, with the protein product MFPTTRLLQACRITLFTRANCSLCTNAKDTLFKVRDTRPFVYREIAVMEDGQKHWKDLYEFDTPVIHVSREDAGEEQSELASKARKLMHRFTEEEVKAKMDEVEGKSSV